One stretch of Bosea vaviloviae DNA includes these proteins:
- a CDS encoding F0F1 ATP synthase subunit gamma — protein sequence MPSLKDLRNRIASVKATQKITKAMQMVAAAKLRRAQAAAEAARPYAERMETVLANLASGISGSSAPKLIAGTGADKVHLLVVCTAERGLCGAFNSSIARLARDKANALKAEGKTVKIICVGKKGHDVLKRQFEKDIIELIDLRAFKQVGFVNAEAIAQNILARFAEGEFDVATLFFSKFKSVISQIPTAQRIIPAEIPAGTKTTEAVYDYEPDEAEILETLLPRNLTVQVLRAILENAASEQGARMSAMDSATRNAGEMIKKQTQLYNRSRQAMITKELIEIISGAEAL from the coding sequence ATGCCTTCCTTGAAGGATCTACGAAACCGCATCGCCTCAGTGAAGGCGACGCAGAAGATCACCAAGGCCATGCAGATGGTCGCGGCTGCGAAGCTGCGCCGGGCGCAGGCTGCGGCGGAAGCAGCGCGTCCCTATGCCGAGCGCATGGAGACGGTGCTGGCCAATCTGGCCTCGGGCATCTCGGGTTCGAGCGCGCCGAAGCTGATCGCCGGCACGGGCGCCGACAAGGTGCATCTGCTGGTGGTCTGCACGGCCGAGCGCGGATTGTGCGGCGCGTTCAACTCCTCGATCGCGCGTCTGGCGCGCGACAAGGCGAATGCGCTCAAGGCCGAAGGCAAGACGGTCAAGATCATCTGCGTCGGCAAGAAGGGCCATGACGTCCTGAAGCGCCAGTTCGAGAAGGACATCATCGAGCTGATCGACCTGCGCGCCTTCAAGCAGGTCGGCTTCGTCAATGCCGAGGCTATCGCCCAGAACATCCTGGCGCGTTTCGCCGAGGGCGAGTTCGACGTCGCGACGCTGTTCTTCTCGAAGTTCAAATCGGTGATCTCGCAGATCCCGACGGCGCAGCGCATCATTCCCGCTGAAATTCCGGCCGGCACGAAGACGACCGAGGCCGTCTACGACTACGAGCCCGATGAGGCTGAGATCCTGGAGACGCTGTTGCCGCGCAACCTCACGGTGCAGGTGCTGCGCGCGATCCTGGAGAACGCGGCCTCCGAGCAGGGCGCGCGCATGTCGGCGATGGATTCCGCCACGCGCAATGCCGGCGAAATGATCAAGAAGCAGACGCAGCTCTACAACCGCTCGCGTCAGGCGATGATCACCAAGGAACTGATCGAAATCATCTCCGGCGCGGAAGCGCTCTAA
- a CDS encoding VOC family protein, which translates to MSLISFDHCVIHVSDWERSNAFYRDVIGAEILPNGAGFVYRVGAAQLNCHGPGLNPVPVARLPVPPGGSDLCFTWAGPIADAIAHLETRTVAIELGPVPRFGRGGPGTSVYFRDPDGSLLEFISYA; encoded by the coding sequence ATGAGCCTGATCAGCTTCGACCATTGCGTCATTCACGTCTCCGACTGGGAGCGCTCGAATGCCTTCTACCGCGACGTGATCGGAGCCGAGATCCTCCCCAACGGCGCAGGCTTCGTCTATCGCGTCGGCGCAGCGCAATTGAACTGCCATGGACCGGGCCTGAACCCGGTCCCGGTCGCGCGCCTGCCGGTGCCGCCTGGCGGCAGCGATCTCTGCTTCACCTGGGCGGGGCCGATCGCCGACGCGATCGCGCATCTGGAGACGCGGACGGTCGCGATCGAGCTCGGCCCGGTTCCGCGCTTCGGCCGCGGCGGCCCGGGAACCAGCGTCTATTTCCGCGATCCTGACGGCTCGCTGCTGGAGTTCATCAGCTACGCATGA
- a CDS encoding F0F1 ATP synthase subunit epsilon gives MAQTFKFELVSPERILFSGDVVSVIIPSVEGEITVLAGHAPLVATLKAGIVFTQTDGSNGKEFFVNGGLVEVNHAATTILAEQANFIEDVDTAVLDKEILTAETKLAGTHDEDERKRLHDVLVQLREFKHVFEGRKAA, from the coding sequence ATGGCACAGACCTTCAAGTTCGAACTCGTCTCGCCTGAGCGCATCCTGTTCTCGGGCGATGTCGTCAGCGTCATCATCCCGTCCGTCGAGGGTGAAATCACCGTGCTCGCAGGCCATGCGCCGCTGGTTGCCACGCTGAAGGCGGGCATCGTCTTCACCCAGACCGATGGCAGCAACGGCAAGGAATTCTTCGTCAATGGCGGCCTCGTCGAGGTCAACCATGCCGCGACGACGATCCTGGCCGAGCAGGCGAACTTCATCGAGGACGTCGATACCGCCGTTCTCGACAAGGAGATCCTGACCGCTGAGACCAAGCTCGCCGGCACGCATGACGAAGACGAGCGCAAGCGCCTCCACGACGTTCTGGTGCAGCTGCGCGAGTTCAAGCACGTCTTCGAGGGCCGCAAGGCGGCGTAG
- the atpA gene encoding F0F1 ATP synthase subunit alpha — protein sequence MEIRPAEISAILKAQISNFGSEASVTEVGQVLSVGDGIARVYGLDKVQAGEMVEFESGVRGMALNLESDNVGVVIFGSDREIKEGQTVKRTGAIVDVPVGKELLGRVVDALGNPIDGKGPIKAKARARVDVKAPGIIPRKSVHEPMATGLKAIDALIPIGRGQRELIIGDRQTGKTAVALDTILNQKANNEGTDESQKLYCVYVAIGQKRSTVAQFVKVLEERGALEYSIVVAATASDAAPMQFLAPFAGCAMGEYFRDNGMHAVIIYDDLSKQAVAYRQMSLLLRRPPGREAYPGDVFYLHSRLLERAAKMGDAAGNGSLTALPVIETQANDVSAYIPTNVISITDGQIFLETDLFYQGIRPAVNVGLSVSRVGSAAQTKATKKVAGKIKGELAQYREMAAFAQFGSDLDAVTQRLLNRGARLTELLKQAQFSPLKMEEQTVVIYAGVNGYLDPLPVNKVRAFEDGLLALVRGKHADLLTEIGKTKDLSDANAAKLKDLVTDYAKSFA from the coding sequence ATGGAAATCCGCCCCGCTGAAATCTCCGCGATCCTGAAGGCCCAGATTTCTAACTTTGGGTCCGAAGCCTCCGTCACCGAGGTCGGCCAGGTTCTCTCCGTCGGCGACGGCATCGCCCGCGTCTACGGCCTCGACAAGGTCCAGGCCGGTGAGATGGTCGAGTTCGAGAGCGGCGTGCGCGGCATGGCGCTCAACCTCGAGAGCGACAATGTCGGCGTCGTGATCTTCGGTTCCGACCGCGAGATCAAGGAAGGCCAGACGGTCAAGCGCACCGGCGCGATCGTGGACGTGCCGGTCGGCAAGGAGCTGCTCGGCCGCGTCGTCGACGCGCTCGGCAACCCGATCGACGGCAAGGGCCCGATCAAGGCCAAGGCCCGCGCCCGCGTCGACGTCAAGGCGCCCGGCATCATCCCGCGCAAGTCGGTGCATGAGCCGATGGCGACCGGCCTCAAGGCGATCGACGCCCTGATCCCGATCGGCCGCGGCCAGCGCGAACTGATCATCGGCGACCGCCAGACCGGCAAGACCGCCGTGGCGCTCGACACGATCCTGAACCAGAAGGCCAACAACGAAGGCACGGATGAGAGCCAGAAGCTCTACTGCGTCTATGTCGCCATCGGCCAGAAGCGCTCCACCGTCGCCCAGTTCGTGAAGGTGCTCGAAGAGCGCGGCGCGCTGGAATATTCGATCGTCGTCGCCGCGACCGCGTCCGACGCTGCCCCGATGCAGTTCCTGGCGCCCTTCGCCGGCTGCGCCATGGGCGAGTATTTCCGCGACAACGGCATGCATGCCGTCATCATCTATGACGATCTGTCGAAGCAGGCCGTCGCCTACCGCCAGATGTCGCTCTTGCTGCGCCGCCCGCCGGGCCGCGAAGCCTATCCCGGCGACGTGTTCTATCTCCACTCCCGCCTGCTCGAGCGCGCCGCCAAGATGGGCGATGCTGCCGGCAATGGTTCGCTGACGGCGCTGCCGGTTATCGAGACGCAGGCCAACGACGTCTCGGCCTATATCCCGACCAATGTGATCTCGATCACCGACGGCCAGATCTTCCTCGAGACCGACCTGTTCTACCAGGGCATCCGCCCGGCCGTGAACGTCGGCCTTTCGGTGTCGCGCGTCGGTTCGGCCGCGCAGACCAAGGCGACCAAGAAGGTTGCCGGCAAGATCAAGGGCGAGCTCGCGCAGTATCGCGAGATGGCCGCCTTCGCGCAGTTCGGTTCCGATCTCGACGCGGTCACCCAGCGCCTGCTCAACCGCGGCGCCCGCCTGACCGAGCTCCTGAAGCAGGCACAGTTTTCGCCGCTGAAGATGGAAGAGCAGACGGTCGTGATCTATGCCGGCGTCAACGGCTATCTCGACCCGCTTCCGGTCAACAAGGTCCGTGCCTTCGAGGACGGGCTGCTGGCGCTGGTGCGCGGCAAGCATGCCGACCTGCTGACTGAGATCGGCAAGACCAAGGATCTTTCGGACGCGAATGCCGCGAAGCTGAAGGATCTCGTCACGGACTACGCCAAGTCGTTCGCCTGA
- the atpD gene encoding F0F1 ATP synthase subunit beta — protein MAKAATKKTVAAEKPANTGTGRIVQVIGAVVDVQFDGELPEILNALETDNLGNRLVLEVAQHLGENTVRTIAMDSSEGLVRGQSVTDTGSPIMVPVGDECLGRIMNVIGEPVDEAGPIKTSSRRGIHQPAPSYAEQATDAQILVTGIKVVDLLAPYAKGGKIGLFGGAGVGKTVLIMELINNVAKAHGGYSVFAGVGERTREGNDLYHEMIESGVNKKGGGEGSKCALVYGQMNEPPGARMRVALSGLTVAEDFRDKGQDVLFFVDNIFRFTQAGSEVSALLGRIPSAVGYQPTLATDMGNLQERITTTNKGSITSVQAIYVPADDLTDPAPAASFAHLDATTVLSRSIAEKGIYPAVDPLDSTSRMLSAAIVGEEHYAIARQVQQILQRYKALQDIIAILGMDELSEEDKISVARARKIERFLSQPFFVAEIFTGSPGKLVALEDTIKGFKGLVEGKYDHLPEAAFYMVGSIDEAIEKAQRLAAEAA, from the coding sequence ATGGCCAAAGCCGCTACCAAGAAGACCGTCGCCGCAGAGAAGCCTGCCAACACCGGCACCGGACGCATCGTGCAGGTCATCGGCGCCGTCGTCGACGTGCAGTTCGACGGTGAGTTGCCGGAGATCCTGAACGCGCTCGAGACCGACAATCTCGGCAACCGCCTCGTGCTCGAAGTCGCCCAGCATCTCGGCGAGAACACGGTCCGCACCATCGCGATGGACTCCTCCGAAGGTCTGGTTCGCGGCCAGTCGGTCACGGACACCGGCTCCCCGATCATGGTTCCGGTCGGCGACGAGTGCCTCGGCCGCATCATGAACGTCATCGGCGAGCCGGTCGACGAGGCTGGCCCGATCAAGACCAGCAGCCGGCGCGGCATCCACCAGCCGGCCCCAAGCTATGCCGAGCAGGCGACCGACGCGCAGATCCTCGTCACCGGCATCAAGGTCGTCGACCTCTTGGCGCCTTACGCCAAGGGCGGCAAGATCGGCCTGTTCGGCGGCGCCGGCGTCGGCAAGACCGTGCTGATCATGGAGCTGATCAACAATGTCGCGAAGGCCCATGGCGGCTACTCTGTGTTCGCCGGCGTCGGCGAGCGCACCCGCGAGGGTAACGATCTCTATCACGAGATGATCGAGTCCGGCGTGAACAAGAAGGGCGGCGGCGAGGGCTCGAAGTGCGCGCTCGTCTACGGCCAGATGAACGAGCCCCCGGGTGCGCGCATGCGCGTCGCCCTGTCGGGCCTGACCGTTGCGGAAGATTTCCGCGACAAGGGCCAGGACGTGCTCTTCTTCGTCGATAACATCTTCCGCTTCACGCAGGCGGGCTCGGAAGTGTCGGCGCTGCTCGGCCGCATCCCGTCAGCAGTGGGTTACCAGCCGACTCTCGCGACCGACATGGGCAACCTGCAGGAGCGCATCACCACCACCAATAAGGGCTCGATCACCTCGGTGCAGGCGATCTACGTCCCGGCCGACGACTTGACCGACCCGGCGCCCGCGGCCTCCTTCGCTCACCTTGACGCCACGACCGTGCTGTCGCGTTCGATCGCGGAAAAGGGCATCTATCCGGCGGTCGACCCGCTCGACTCGACCTCGCGCATGCTCTCGGCCGCGATCGTCGGCGAAGAGCATTACGCCATCGCCCGCCAGGTCCAGCAGATCCTCCAGCGCTACAAGGCGCTGCAGGACATCATCGCGATCCTGGGCATGGACGAACTCTCGGAAGAGGACAAGATCTCGGTCGCCCGCGCCCGCAAGATCGAGCGCTTCCTGTCGCAGCCCTTCTTCGTCGCCGAAATTTTCACCGGCTCGCCGGGTAAGCTGGTTGCGCTCGAGGACACGATCAAGGGCTTCAAGGGCCTGGTCGAGGGCAAGTACGACCACCTGCCGGAGGCGGCCTTCTACATGGTCGGCTCGATCGACGAAGCCATCGAGAAGGCGCAGCGCCTGGCCGCCGAAGCGGCGTAA
- a CDS encoding RNA pyrophosphohydrolase: MDLPYRSNVGIALFNADGLVFAGRSHSAGPEIVQPGFDWQMPQGGIDPDEDIVAAARRELTEETGVTSATVLAVTQDWWTYDFPPYDGPAHKLCAFKGQRQRWVAFRLKGQDSEIDITRPNGDEPAEFSEWAWIPLAEMPARIVPFKRPVYERVVQAFSHVAAPHHFAAPSVSTSP, translated from the coding sequence ATGGACCTCCCTTATCGCTCCAATGTCGGCATCGCCCTGTTCAATGCCGACGGCCTCGTCTTCGCCGGCCGCTCGCACAGCGCCGGCCCGGAGATCGTGCAGCCTGGTTTCGACTGGCAGATGCCGCAAGGCGGCATCGATCCCGACGAGGACATCGTCGCGGCAGCGCGCCGCGAGCTCACTGAGGAAACAGGCGTGACGAGCGCCACGGTCCTTGCGGTGACGCAGGATTGGTGGACTTACGACTTCCCGCCCTATGACGGCCCGGCGCATAAGCTCTGCGCCTTCAAGGGCCAGCGACAGCGCTGGGTCGCCTTCCGCCTCAAAGGGCAAGACAGCGAGATCGACATCACCCGCCCCAATGGCGACGAGCCGGCCGAGTTCAGCGAGTGGGCCTGGATACCGCTTGCTGAGATGCCGGCGCGCATCGTGCCGTTCAAGCGCCCGGTCTATGAGCGTGTCGTGCAAGCCTTCTCGCACGTCGCCGCGCCCCATCATTTTGCCGCGCCTAGTGTCTCGACATCACCCTGA
- a CDS encoding F0F1 ATP synthase subunit delta: MAEGGSQDRVLVSGVAGRYATALFELASEANAIDAVSADLSSFSAMLAESADLRRLVESPAFSAEDQVAAIKAILAKAGISGIAGNFIGLVASKRRLFTLPGMIQGYRNLVAEAKGIVSAEVTLAEQPTAKRVEEIRSALKGVAGKDVDVAIKIDPTLIGGLIVKMDSRMVDASLKTKLNSIRLAMKEVG; the protein is encoded by the coding sequence GTGGCTGAAGGCGGATCGCAGGATCGAGTACTGGTTTCGGGCGTCGCCGGGCGCTACGCCACGGCGCTCTTCGAGCTGGCGAGCGAGGCCAATGCCATCGACGCCGTTTCCGCCGACCTTTCCAGCTTCAGCGCGATGCTGGCCGAGAGCGCCGATCTGCGCCGGCTGGTCGAGAGCCCGGCCTTCTCGGCCGAGGATCAGGTCGCCGCGATCAAGGCTATCCTCGCCAAGGCAGGCATCTCCGGCATCGCCGGGAACTTCATCGGGCTGGTCGCCAGCAAGCGCCGCCTGTTCACGCTGCCGGGCATGATCCAGGGCTATCGCAACCTCGTCGCCGAGGCCAAGGGCATCGTCAGCGCCGAGGTCACGCTCGCTGAACAGCCCACGGCCAAGCGTGTCGAAGAAATCCGGTCCGCCCTCAAGGGCGTCGCCGGCAAGGATGTCGATGTCGCGATCAAGATCGATCCGACGCTGATCGGCGGGCTCATCGTCAAGATGGATTCCCGCATGGTCGACGCCTCGCTGAAAACCAAACTCAATTCAATTCGTCTTGCCATGAAAGAGGTCGGCTGA